In one Saccharibacillus brassicae genomic region, the following are encoded:
- a CDS encoding response regulator: MNKYMNKYQKLFVGQMEENLGRMLAPDARTDERSVYRLLHSIKGTSGTIGLQAWYESALRLLERFREDGERTFGGAELSAELAELSALLDAALETEPPARPYPPLPEAPGAGAHSGASAGGGGGANGGASADASAGDRPGAAAGSGTGEEDARAAREAAERTAAAANGPQAGAPAGSAPNAGAHSGPAPEAGPEAGAAPETPSPEASPPGGKIRGLAASLRERLGRRTEQPDEAAQAAADPGDAAGQRKPSTYEAGSSDREASSALPSSDFPPSAVLPSTVSPSALPPSAVLPSTVSPSALPPSAGPQSAGPPSASSPALPPSAMPSPAAASAGGSFGTLPESSEGTVLLLDDDLGLLALLKDVLEERGFTVFATPRFDKAVEWFYEMRPDCAVLDVLLPGQSGFELIGRLRELCDRYMIPIVLMTAKSDDETRLRAYEEGADDFLTKPMNPEEFVVRIRRLTRRRRRITGQLLLDQTTGAYGMPFLERELTRQIGLLEPGGEPLALAAVELEGLRRFNERTGYREGDRLLRAFSDAVRRQLRPRDVWARDRSNRFYLLQPGLEAGRSAEFLREILQADRLGPLGFDESEAICGVVDVGADDTQQEALSGALRALETSAERSGLPRGQEGSAGTAASRQLRLALIDDDPLIRTILERQLQSLEEEYPIDIRSFADGEEFLSDPWHAEGSRYLLVLDRMMPRMNGMEVLARLRSGDYAPVYTVLMLTGVGDERGIAEAIRAGTDDYMTKPFSMVELEARVRRLIGKVGMPS; this comes from the coding sequence ATGAATAAATACATGAATAAATATCAGAAGTTGTTTGTCGGTCAAATGGAAGAGAATCTGGGCCGGATGTTGGCCCCCGACGCCCGCACGGACGAACGATCCGTCTATCGGCTGCTGCATTCGATCAAGGGTACGTCGGGCACGATCGGGCTGCAGGCCTGGTACGAGTCGGCGCTGCGGCTGCTGGAACGGTTCCGCGAAGACGGCGAGCGGACGTTCGGCGGAGCCGAGCTGTCCGCCGAGCTGGCCGAATTGTCCGCCCTGCTGGACGCGGCGCTGGAGACGGAGCCTCCGGCCCGGCCTTACCCGCCGCTGCCGGAAGCTCCGGGCGCCGGCGCACATTCCGGCGCAAGTGCCGGCGGAGGTGGCGGTGCAAACGGCGGTGCAAGTGCCGATGCAAGTGCCGGAGACCGGCCCGGCGCGGCCGCCGGTTCCGGTACCGGCGAAGAGGACGCCCGAGCCGCCCGCGAAGCGGCGGAGAGAACCGCCGCGGCCGCAAACGGGCCGCAGGCCGGCGCTCCGGCCGGGTCGGCCCCGAATGCGGGAGCGCATTCGGGACCGGCACCGGAGGCCGGGCCGGAAGCGGGCGCAGCCCCGGAGACGCCGTCTCCGGAAGCTTCGCCGCCCGGCGGCAAGATCCGCGGACTGGCCGCCAGCCTGCGCGAGCGGCTGGGCCGGCGCACGGAACAGCCGGACGAAGCGGCTCAAGCGGCAGCCGATCCGGGCGACGCCGCCGGACAACGCAAACCGTCCACCTACGAAGCGGGGTCTTCCGATCGCGAAGCATCGTCGGCCTTACCGTCATCGGATTTTCCGCCTTCTGCCGTTTTGCCATCGACCGTTTCGCCGTCAGCTCTGCCGCCTTCTGCCGTTTTGCCATCGACCGTTTCGCCGTCGGCTCTGCCGCCTTCTGCCGGTCCGCAATCGGCCGGTCCTCCGTCCGCCTCATCGCCGGCCCTTCCGCCATCCGCCATGCCATCGCCCGCCGCCGCATCCGCCGGCGGCAGCTTCGGCACCCTGCCGGAATCGTCGGAAGGCACCGTGCTGCTGCTCGACGACGATCTGGGGCTGCTCGCCCTGCTCAAAGACGTGCTGGAAGAGCGGGGCTTCACCGTGTTCGCGACGCCGCGCTTCGACAAGGCGGTGGAATGGTTCTACGAGATGCGGCCGGACTGCGCCGTGCTGGACGTGCTGCTGCCCGGACAATCCGGTTTCGAGCTGATCGGGCGGCTGCGCGAACTGTGCGATCGGTACATGATTCCGATCGTGCTCATGACGGCCAAGAGCGACGACGAGACGCGTCTGCGGGCTTATGAAGAAGGCGCGGACGATTTCCTGACCAAGCCGATGAATCCGGAAGAATTCGTCGTGCGCATCCGGCGCCTGACCCGCCGCCGCCGGCGGATTACCGGGCAGCTGCTGCTCGATCAGACGACCGGCGCCTACGGCATGCCGTTTCTGGAGCGCGAATTGACGCGGCAGATCGGCCTGCTCGAACCGGGCGGCGAGCCGCTTGCGCTGGCGGCGGTAGAACTCGAAGGGCTGCGCCGCTTCAACGAGCGGACCGGCTACCGGGAAGGCGACCGGCTGCTGCGCGCGTTCTCCGACGCGGTGCGCCGGCAGCTTCGCCCGCGCGACGTGTGGGCGAGAGACCGCTCGAACCGTTTCTACCTGCTGCAGCCGGGTCTCGAAGCCGGGCGGAGCGCCGAGTTCCTGCGGGAGATTCTGCAGGCCGATCGGCTCGGGCCGCTCGGGTTCGACGAGAGCGAAGCGATCTGCGGCGTAGTGGACGTCGGAGCCGACGATACGCAGCAGGAAGCGCTGTCCGGCGCGCTTCGGGCGCTTGAGACGTCGGCGGAGCGTTCCGGCTTGCCGCGGGGGCAGGAAGGATCGGCGGGAACGGCGGCTTCGCGCCAGCTGAGGCTGGCACTGATCGACGACGATCCGCTGATCCGCACCATTCTGGAACGCCAGCTCCAGAGCCTGGAAGAAGAATACCCGATCGATATTCGCTCTTTCGCCGACGGCGAAGAATTCCTGAGCGATCCCTGGCATGCCGAAGGGTCCCGCTACCTGCTCGTGCTGGACCGGATGATGCCCCGGATGAACGGCATGGAAGTGCTGGCCCGGCTGCGCAGCGGCGATTACGCGCCGGTCTACACCGTGCTCATGCTGACCGGCGTCGGCGACGAGCGCGGCATCGCGGAAGCGATCCGGGCCGGCACGGACGATTACATGACGAAGCCGTTCAGCATGGTCGAACTGGAAGCGCGAGTGCGCCGGCTGATCGGGAAGGTAGGGATGCCTTCATGA
- a CDS encoding HEAT repeat domain-containing protein, which translates to MIDSVVLRAIWIASAAIVFVILLILLYLIERKFLRARHRAQVEEAIGQLSSPDSPLGEYLRSGERTRSLYASGAGLRREALEEALLDRLAVSASESERERIYVFAADYFAEEYAHLLTRRRWSDRMNALLHIEKFRIRELKDSLLRRLGELGPGAEADDERFLIVRSLSSLQLEETFDHLQLAADRFSELQLLQVLRPLRGELAARLIADFDELPIRIRRSVLDTLRLGNIRTAEVLALLERCMVSEDNETRIRALKALANFGYMTEEAADRLEARMAGGENVAWPERMMQARLAGAVREERFAAHLERLMADPSYEVRREAAAALSAYRSGLERIRRVADEHPDRFARDMAVETLERRAYERNVG; encoded by the coding sequence ATGATCGATTCCGTCGTTCTGCGCGCGATCTGGATCGCCAGCGCCGCGATCGTGTTCGTCATCCTGCTGATCCTGCTGTATCTGATCGAACGCAAATTTCTGCGCGCCCGCCACCGCGCGCAGGTGGAAGAAGCAATCGGGCAGCTGTCTTCGCCCGATTCGCCGCTCGGCGAATATTTGCGCAGCGGGGAGCGGACGCGCAGCCTGTACGCGTCCGGCGCCGGGCTGCGCCGGGAAGCGCTGGAAGAAGCGCTGCTGGACCGGCTCGCCGTCAGCGCCTCGGAATCGGAACGCGAGCGGATCTATGTCTTCGCGGCCGATTATTTTGCCGAAGAATACGCCCATCTGCTGACGCGCAGACGCTGGAGCGACCGCATGAACGCCCTGCTGCATATCGAGAAGTTCCGCATCCGGGAGCTGAAGGACAGCCTGCTGCGCCGTCTGGGCGAACTCGGCCCGGGAGCCGAAGCGGACGACGAACGGTTCCTGATCGTCCGCTCGCTGTCTTCGCTTCAACTGGAAGAGACGTTCGACCATCTGCAGCTGGCCGCCGACCGGTTCTCCGAGCTGCAGCTGCTGCAGGTGCTGCGTCCGCTGCGCGGAGAGCTGGCCGCCCGGCTGATCGCCGACTTCGACGAACTGCCGATCCGTATCCGCCGCTCGGTGCTCGATACGCTGCGTCTCGGCAATATCCGCACGGCCGAAGTGCTGGCGCTGCTCGAACGCTGCATGGTCTCGGAAGACAACGAGACGCGTATCCGGGCGCTCAAGGCGCTGGCCAATTTCGGCTATATGACGGAGGAAGCGGCCGACCGCCTCGAAGCCCGGATGGCCGGCGGCGAGAACGTCGCCTGGCCGGAGCGGATGATGCAGGCGCGCCTGGCCGGAGCCGTGCGCGAAGAACGTTTCGCCGCGCATCTGGAGCGGCTGATGGCCGACCCGTCCTACGAGGTGCGGCGGGAAGCGGCGGCCGCGCTGTCGGCTTACCGCAGTGGGCTGGAGCGTATTCGCCGCGTGGCGGACGAACATCCGGACCGTTTCGCGAGAGACATGGCCGTAGAGACGCTGGAGAGGAGAGCTTATGAGCGAAACGTGGGTTGA
- a CDS encoding glycosyltransferase family 2 protein has product MSETWVELLMQGHRIFGYAIMVYVGLSAAIYIFMYGSAARSLWRDRDLSPIQYSTVLETELVPPLSIVVPAYNEDVNIVGSVRSLLGINYKQFEIVVVNDGSKDRTAEIMIEEFDMTEIKGRVPFAGLKRETKPIRGVYRSLRHPNLVLVDKENGGKADALNVGINVSRYPYFVSLDGDTVLDADAFIKVVKPIMDARPGEEIIATGGSVGIANGSVVDSGYLDSRNVRLSENPIVIMQVIEYLRGFLMGRIGLSRYNMLLLVSGAFGVFNKKWVIEAGGYETGTIGEDMELTVRLHAEIRRKKSKARIVYVPEPVCWTEAPESFTILRRQRTRWQRGLFESIWTHKKMILNPRYGRVGMLSMPMFLFIELLGPLVELFGYATVIFGFFLDRLNIQVSLSLALMMLLFGSLVSTGAVLFEEWRFHNYNRIRDVVRMFLYALSESFWYRPVLTIWRAQGLIQAIRGKKHSWGEMTRVNVLGAAKKPGIVPGPAAAPPKKKE; this is encoded by the coding sequence ATGAGCGAAACGTGGGTTGAACTTCTGATGCAGGGCCACCGGATATTCGGCTATGCGATCATGGTGTACGTCGGGCTGTCGGCCGCCATCTACATCTTCATGTACGGCTCGGCCGCGCGCAGCCTGTGGCGCGACCGCGACTTGAGCCCGATCCAGTACAGCACCGTACTGGAGACGGAGCTTGTGCCGCCGCTGAGCATCGTCGTGCCGGCTTACAACGAAGACGTCAATATCGTCGGCAGCGTGCGTTCGCTGCTCGGCATCAATTACAAGCAGTTCGAGATCGTCGTCGTCAACGACGGTTCCAAAGACCGCACCGCCGAGATCATGATCGAAGAATTCGACATGACGGAGATCAAGGGCCGCGTGCCGTTTGCCGGGCTGAAGCGCGAGACCAAGCCGATCCGCGGCGTCTACCGCTCGCTCCGCCATCCGAACCTCGTGCTCGTGGACAAGGAGAACGGAGGCAAGGCGGACGCGCTGAACGTCGGCATCAACGTCTCGCGCTATCCGTACTTCGTGTCGCTCGACGGAGACACGGTGCTGGACGCGGACGCTTTTATCAAAGTGGTCAAACCGATCATGGACGCACGTCCCGGTGAAGAGATCATCGCAACCGGCGGCAGCGTCGGCATCGCCAACGGCAGCGTGGTCGACAGCGGGTATCTGGACAGCCGGAACGTGCGATTGTCGGAAAATCCGATCGTCATTATGCAGGTCATCGAATATTTGCGCGGCTTCCTGATGGGACGGATCGGACTGAGCCGGTACAATATGCTGCTGCTCGTCTCGGGCGCGTTCGGCGTGTTCAACAAAAAATGGGTCATCGAAGCCGGCGGCTACGAGACGGGCACGATCGGGGAAGACATGGAGCTGACCGTGCGCCTGCACGCGGAGATTCGAAGGAAAAAAAGCAAGGCGCGCATCGTGTACGTGCCCGAGCCGGTCTGCTGGACAGAAGCGCCGGAGAGCTTTACCATTTTGCGCCGGCAGCGGACCCGCTGGCAGCGAGGACTGTTCGAGAGCATCTGGACGCACAAAAAGATGATCCTCAACCCGCGCTACGGCCGGGTCGGGATGCTGTCGATGCCGATGTTCCTGTTTATCGAGCTGCTCGGCCCGCTGGTCGAACTGTTCGGTTACGCGACGGTCATTTTCGGCTTTTTCCTCGACCGGCTCAATATTCAGGTGTCGCTGTCGCTTGCGCTGATGATGCTGCTGTTCGGCTCGCTCGTCTCGACGGGCGCCGTCTTGTTCGAAGAATGGCGTTTTCACAATTACAACCGGATTCGCGACGTGGTACGCATGTTTCTCTACGCGCTGTCCGAGTCGTTCTGGTACCGTCCGGTGCTGACGATCTGGCGCGCCCAGGGACTGATCCAGGCCATTCGCGGCAAAAAGCACAGCTGGGGCGAGATGACCCGGGTCAACGTGCTCGGCGCAGCCAAAAAGCCGGGCATCGTGCCGGGTCCCGCGGCCGCGCCGCCGAAAAAGAAGGAGTGA
- the pgmB gene encoding beta-phosphoglucomutase, with protein MKHSSGGPIYAYEPWTVTEHTLDTEQNLRDETIFAVANGHIGMRGNFEEGYYGPLGTSLRGTYINGFYESAPIVYGEETYGSARDRETMLNVADAQIIRIWLEDEPVHMFQGTLFGYWRQLDMRKGTVTRSIQWRSLEGREVEIIFERMASLDDPHLLLLRCTVKPMNFEGKIRFESEIDGNVVNQSSSGDPRSGSSFSGPVLTTLEMRENQTYAGIMQRTRVTGFHVACAAEHKFSGGEYELETDASSGRVEKRFTVSAQPGDEFVLEKYVTYHASEEPNTGDLWREGIRQLDEAMERGYDNYAAIQEGILDEFWLSADIVVEGDDALQQGLRFSAYHVFQSVGRDGRTNMAAKGLTGEGYEGHYFWDTEMYVFPFFLHTEPEIARKLLDYRYYILPEARKRAEELNFKGALFPWRTISGEETSAYFPAGTAQLHINADIAHAIKLYNEAVDDPDYKYGNGLEILIETSRFFAGYGSFIPGRGFCINGVTGPDEYTALVNNNAYTNVMVQDQFEYTVQLLEEMKEMHEGRCEELCDRLQVTDAEMGSWRKMAAEMFIYRDQGMIGQDDSFLHKAPWDFANTPKEKYPLLLHYHPMDIYRHQVLKQADLVLAFHVQPERFTLAEKARGYLYYEGLTTHDSSLSACVHSMVASELGYMDQAYEFFMETSRLDLDDTHGNVKDGIHAAAMAGSRLAIVNGFAGMKQDLDKLSFRPLLPGQWERCSFSVKWKGRRLYVNATQESTTYRLLEGDPIKLEHFGVDVNLEEELTLPNRVLGAVLFDLDGVITDTAELHYQAWKDLADELGIPFDREHNEKLKGVDRMTSLKLILQNGDRTYSPEEMEKLAHSKNERYKELLTTLTPEALLPGVRKLLKALRRDGIRTALASASRNAPTVLDRLGVTDLFDYVADAGAVALQKPDAEIFLNAAAGVGVHPLRCIGIEDAEAGVISIHRAGMPAVGIGTTETLPDADHHVDSPADLTPALLREWMNEFPKRDLRG; from the coding sequence ATGAAGCATTCATCCGGGGGACCGATCTATGCGTACGAACCGTGGACGGTAACCGAACATACGTTGGATACCGAACAGAATTTGCGCGACGAGACGATTTTCGCCGTGGCCAACGGTCATATCGGCATGCGCGGCAATTTCGAGGAAGGCTATTACGGCCCGCTCGGCACGTCGCTGCGGGGCACTTACATCAACGGATTTTACGAATCGGCTCCGATCGTCTACGGCGAGGAGACGTACGGGTCCGCGCGCGACCGCGAGACGATGCTGAACGTCGCCGACGCCCAGATCATCCGAATCTGGCTGGAAGACGAGCCGGTGCATATGTTCCAGGGCACGCTGTTCGGCTACTGGCGCCAGCTCGACATGAGAAAAGGCACCGTGACCCGTTCGATCCAGTGGCGTTCGCTCGAAGGGCGCGAAGTGGAGATCATCTTCGAACGCATGGCTTCGCTGGACGATCCGCATCTGCTGCTGCTGCGCTGCACGGTCAAGCCGATGAACTTCGAAGGCAAGATCCGCTTCGAATCGGAGATCGACGGCAACGTCGTCAACCAGTCGTCGTCGGGCGATCCGCGTTCGGGTTCTTCGTTCTCGGGTCCCGTGCTGACGACGCTTGAAATGCGCGAAAACCAGACGTATGCCGGCATCATGCAGCGTACGCGGGTAACCGGCTTTCACGTGGCGTGCGCGGCCGAACATAAATTCAGCGGCGGCGAATACGAGCTGGAGACGGATGCGTCGAGCGGCCGGGTCGAGAAGCGCTTTACGGTATCGGCGCAGCCGGGAGACGAATTCGTGCTTGAAAAATACGTGACGTACCATGCTTCGGAAGAGCCGAACACCGGCGACCTGTGGAGAGAAGGCATTCGCCAGCTCGACGAAGCGATGGAGCGGGGCTACGACAACTACGCGGCGATTCAGGAAGGCATTCTCGACGAATTCTGGCTGTCCGCCGATATCGTCGTCGAAGGCGACGACGCGCTGCAGCAGGGACTGCGTTTTAGCGCGTATCACGTGTTCCAATCCGTCGGCCGCGACGGCCGGACCAACATGGCGGCCAAAGGGCTGACCGGCGAAGGCTACGAAGGGCATTATTTCTGGGATACCGAGATGTACGTGTTCCCGTTCTTCCTGCATACCGAACCGGAGATCGCGCGCAAGCTGCTGGATTACCGGTATTACATTTTGCCCGAAGCGCGCAAACGTGCCGAGGAACTGAATTTCAAAGGCGCGCTTTTCCCGTGGCGGACGATCAGCGGCGAAGAGACGTCCGCTTACTTCCCGGCGGGCACGGCGCAACTGCATATCAACGCCGATATCGCCCACGCGATCAAGCTGTATAACGAAGCGGTGGATGATCCGGACTACAAGTACGGCAACGGGCTGGAGATCCTGATCGAGACGAGCCGCTTCTTCGCGGGCTACGGCAGCTTCATTCCGGGACGCGGCTTCTGCATCAACGGAGTCACCGGACCGGACGAGTATACCGCGCTCGTGAACAACAACGCCTATACGAACGTCATGGTACAGGATCAGTTCGAGTATACGGTGCAGCTGCTGGAAGAGATGAAAGAAATGCACGAAGGACGCTGCGAGGAACTGTGCGACCGGCTGCAGGTCACCGACGCGGAGATGGGTTCGTGGCGCAAAATGGCGGCCGAAATGTTCATCTACCGCGATCAGGGCATGATCGGCCAGGACGATTCGTTCCTGCACAAAGCGCCGTGGGATTTCGCCAACACGCCGAAAGAGAAATATCCGCTGCTGCTGCATTATCACCCGATGGACATTTACCGGCATCAAGTGCTGAAGCAGGCCGATCTGGTGCTCGCGTTCCACGTACAGCCCGAACGGTTCACGCTTGCGGAAAAAGCGCGGGGCTATCTGTACTACGAAGGCCTGACGACGCACGATTCGTCGCTGTCGGCCTGCGTACACTCGATGGTCGCGTCCGAGCTCGGCTATATGGATCAGGCGTACGAGTTCTTCATGGAGACGTCGCGCCTTGACCTGGACGACACGCACGGCAACGTCAAAGACGGCATTCATGCCGCGGCGATGGCCGGCAGCCGCCTCGCGATCGTCAACGGCTTCGCCGGCATGAAGCAGGATCTGGACAAGCTGAGTTTCCGTCCGCTGCTGCCGGGGCAGTGGGAACGCTGCAGCTTCTCCGTCAAATGGAAAGGCCGCCGTCTGTACGTCAATGCGACGCAGGAATCGACGACGTACCGTCTGCTCGAAGGCGATCCGATCAAGCTGGAGCATTTCGGCGTCGACGTGAATCTGGAAGAAGAGCTGACGCTGCCGAACCGCGTACTGGGCGCAGTGCTGTTCGATCTGGACGGCGTCATCACCGATACGGCCGAGCTGCATTATCAGGCGTGGAAAGACCTGGCCGACGAGCTGGGCATTCCGTTCGACCGCGAGCATAACGAGAAGCTCAAAGGCGTGGACCGCATGACTTCGCTGAAGCTCATTCTCCAGAACGGAGACCGGACCTATTCGCCGGAAGAGATGGAGAAGCTCGCCCACAGCAAAAACGAACGGTACAAAGAACTGCTGACGACGCTGACACCGGAAGCACTGCTGCCGGGCGTGCGCAAGCTGCTCAAAGCGCTGCGCCGCGACGGTATTCGCACGGCGCTCGCTTCCGCCAGCCGCAACGCCCCGACCGTGCTCGACCGGCTCGGCGTCACCGACCTGTTCGACTACGTCGCGGATGCCGGTGCGGTCGCGCTGCAAAAGCCGGACGCCGAAATCTTCCTGAACGCCGCCGCAGGCGTCGGAGTCCATCCGCTGCGCTGTATCGGGATCGAAGACGCCGAAGCCGGCGTGATCTCGATCCACCGCGCCGGCATGCCGGCCGTGGGCATCGGGACGACAGAGACGCTGCCGGACGCCGACCACCACGTGGACTCGCCGGCCGACCTGACGCCCGCGCTGCTGCGCGAATGGATGAACGAGTTTCCGAAGCGCGACCTGAGAGGGTAA
- a CDS encoding sigma-70 family RNA polymerase sigma factor, whose product MRSVGRLYGIGFSYLHHEADALQEASCKAWIKRRSLKDESAFLPWMTRILINCCMDELRRRKRIFPSDRAGEDRAAEMVSSNRIDLDRMLAKLPAKHRHVVILKYEQDLTLVEIARIPNEPEGTIKSWLPKALKR is encoded by the coding sequence TTGAGGTCTGTCGGCCGTCTATACGGCATCGGATTCAGTTACCTGCATCATGAAGCGGATGCGCTGCAGGAGGCGTCCTGCAAAGCCTGGATCAAACGCAGATCGCTCAAGGACGAATCGGCCTTCCTGCCGTGGATGACCCGAATTCTGATCAACTGCTGCATGGACGAACTGAGAAGGCGCAAAAGAATCTTTCCTTCGGATCGGGCGGGCGAGGATCGGGCAGCTGAAATGGTCAGTTCGAACCGGATCGATCTGGATCGCATGCTGGCGAAGCTTCCCGCCAAGCACCGGCATGTCGTCATCTTGAAATACGAGCAGGATCTGACGCTGGTCGAGATCGCACGCATCCCGAACGAGCCGGAAGGCACGATCAAGAGCTGGCTGCCCAAAGCGCTCAAGCGGTGA